The genomic DNA TTATTGAAGATAGGTGTGTAATAGCAATACCCACCAGCTCCACTTTCGATTTTAGCCAGCAGTTAGTCCACTCCACAACGATAGCAATTGACTGCAATCAAGCGATGTTGGTTGCCCTACGCTCAGAGAATGGTGGGCTTAAGCTAAGCCAAGCGGAGGCTGAAAATGATGTGGTTGCGGCCTATGATATTGAGCTAAAAATAGAATCTATTCAGTTTAGATTAACGGCTAATAGTATTGATATTCAACAAGAACGGCGATTTAGTGCTGGCGAGGATATTCCGTTTGCGACTTCAGCAAGCTTAGATATTACACTGCCTGAGGCACTGGTACATGCCGGAAAATACAGCGATACCCTGCATATTGAGGTTTATCCCAATTTTACTCAGCAGGGTATTTAATGAGATTTTCTCCCCAATGGAGAAAAGTTGCCGACCAGTTGGCAAGAACTGGTCGGCTAGTAAAAAACCAATCTGAAATATTACAAGGAGTTTTACCATGAGAAAGATTACTTTAGTTGCAGCATCTTTAACAGCACTTTTCGCAAGTACAGCAAATGCCGGTGATGTTCAGTTAGTCGGTTATGTGCCCGCGGTTTGTGAGGTTTCAGGTCTAAATACCCAATTAAGAGATTTTGGTAACGTCTCGGGATCTGCCAATGCAGCAAATATTGGATTAACTGTTGAATGTAATGATGCTGACGGTGCAACGATACAAATGATCAGTGCTGAAGGTGGCCTTGAGTCAGATGATGCAGAGGATCAATCGCTTCCATATACCGCCACTTTGGCAATTGGTGCTTATCCAGATTTAGTTCTTAATGCGCCAGGCGGTGTTGGAACTAATGGTGCCAACGTCGATGCTTCATATTCAGCTACTGGATTGCTCGGTGGCGCTGCTGGTGTATTGTCGTTTATGACACCTGGTGGGGCAACTTGGTCTGGTGGTTATTCAGATACCTTAACAGTACAAATTGATGCGGCAAACTAATTTAGGTTAAGTAAATAAAACATGAGGGAGTATTACTCTCTCATGTTTCATTATCTTTTTGGGAAGTGACAGATGATAAAAAATAATAAAAAAATATCATGCCTATTAGCGCTGGCATGCCTTATTGGTGCCCTTGGTGTAACTAAGGTATATGCCTATAAAGTTCAGCCTATGGTGGCCGAAATGGAGCCTGTTGGCAGAAATGCCCAATTAACCTTGCGGGTTGAAAATAACGACAGCGAACCACTTACACTTGAAATGGTACCGCTTAAGGTGCTAATTAACAGTTCAGGCAATATTGAATATATTCCAGCTGATGATGATTTATTAATTATTCCGGTTACAACAGTATTGCAAGCTGGGCGTTCACAAGCTGTGATGGTGCGTTATTTAGGCGAACCTGATATTTCCCAGTCGCAAGCGTACAGCATAGGTTTTCGACAATTGCCCGTTACCGTGTCAGGGCAGAGTGCCACAAAATTGAGTCTAGCGGTCAATTTTAATACTTTGGTCAATGTAGTGCCGGCCAATGCTAAAGCCATTCTGGCCGTCGAAAATATCAGTTTTAAAGATAATAATTGGCAGGTAACGATTAATAATTCAGGTAACCGTTATGTGCGTCTTAGTAATACTCAATGGCGTGTCAGCGATGGTGTAAAGTCACTGCAGTTAACTAAAGAACAGCTTTCCGAATTAGTCTCCGGCAGTTTGATTTTACCGAACTCCTCTCGTACCTTAACCATGCAGCCAATTGAAACCTTGAGTATGGACAAACTTAATATTGAAATTGAAATGGTGAAATAGCGATTTTGATTTTATGGGATATCTATTATTGTAGTGGTGATGCTTAACGCTTGTTTAGACAATAGAATAACCTTAGCGTTACAGGGAGTTGTATGCACAGAAATTCACTAGGCTTGCATGCCGTGGTTGGTTGTTGCTTTATATTTACGCTTACACTGTCAATGGCAAAGGCTGTATATGGGATGGAAATATCTCCCATGGTTACCGCGCTTTCTATTGATAGCCGGCCTAATTATCAGCAAATTTTAATTAAAAATAATTCTAATGTTACATTGCCGGTTGAAATCGATGTTAATCGGATCCAGTTTAATCCGTTCGCCGTTGGTTCCAGTTATACCGTTGTACCTGAAACAACCCCTGATTTATTAGTATTCCCTCCCGCCATCGTGTTGGCCCCCGGGGCGGTGCAGTCGGTTCGCGTACAGTGGTTAGGACAAAAATCCCTGCCTGAGTCCCAAAGTTATTTTATTCGTTTTAGCCAACCTCAGTTGTCAGACGACAATACCAACAAGAGTGGGGTTAAGATCTTCGTCCATTTTAACGCGGCAGTACATGTGTCAGCCATTGGTATGAAGCCTCTGCTAGTGATAAAGCGCAATTCGATAACCCAGCAAGCTGCCAACGGCGAAAAGGAAAATCCCTCTCAAGATAAACAGGCAAAGGCCTCGGCTTTATTGCAATTCAGCATTGACAACCAAGGAGGAAAGTACGCCGATCTAAATGACTATCGCTTGATTATTACCCGGG from Shewanella psychromarinicola includes the following:
- a CDS encoding fimbrial biogenesis chaperone — its product is MIKNNKKISCLLALACLIGALGVTKVYAYKVQPMVAEMEPVGRNAQLTLRVENNDSEPLTLEMVPLKVLINSSGNIEYIPADDDLLIIPVTTVLQAGRSQAVMVRYLGEPDISQSQAYSIGFRQLPVTVSGQSATKLSLAVNFNTLVNVVPANAKAILAVENISFKDNNWQVTINNSGNRYVRLSNTQWRVSDGVKSLQLTKEQLSELVSGSLILPNSSRTLTMQPIETLSMDKLNIEIEMVK
- a CDS encoding fimbrial biogenesis chaperone, with product MHRNSLGLHAVVGCCFIFTLTLSMAKAVYGMEISPMVTALSIDSRPNYQQILIKNNSNVTLPVEIDVNRIQFNPFAVGSSYTVVPETTPDLLVFPPAIVLAPGAVQSVRVQWLGQKSLPESQSYFIRFSQPQLSDDNTNKSGVKIFVHFNAAVHVSAIGMKPLLVIKRNSITQQAANGEKENPSQDKQAKASALLQFSIDNQGGKYADLNDYRLIITRVDGTELTIQGEALVAEQTNTFFPPNSKRNLSIHLDRPLSVGFSLALTPIEREP